A single window of Candidatus Rhabdochlamydia oedothoracis DNA harbors:
- a CDS encoding transposase, whose amino-acid sequence MPPYSPDLNLIERLWRFMNKKVLNNRYYEKFLEPV is encoded by the coding sequence TTGCCTCCTTATTCTCCCGATCTCAATCTGATTGAACGCCTTTGGCGATTCATGAATAAAAAAGTTCTCAATAATCGATATTATGAAAAATTCTTAGAGCCTGTTTAA
- a CDS encoding ATP-dependent Clp protease proteolytic subunit, producing the protein MNVPYVIEDTGRGERAMDIFSRLLKDRIVFIGTEITDQVADVIIAQMLFLRAEDPKKAISIYINSPGGYISAGLAIYDTMMFMDYEINTYCIGQSCSMAALLLAAGTKGKRFALPHSRIMIHQPMGGIGGSSADIAIQAKEIIELKRICSKLLAQLTGQDIAKIVEDSERDFFMNPEEAKEYGLIDKIATQPQKTPATKQE; encoded by the coding sequence ATGAATGTTCCATATGTGATTGAAGATACAGGCCGTGGCGAGCGCGCCATGGATATTTTTTCCCGTTTATTAAAAGACAGAATTGTTTTTATAGGCACAGAGATTACAGATCAAGTAGCTGATGTAATCATTGCCCAAATGCTTTTTTTACGTGCTGAAGACCCTAAAAAAGCTATAAGTATCTACATAAATTCTCCAGGCGGTTATATCTCGGCTGGATTAGCAATTTATGACACCATGATGTTTATGGATTATGAAATTAATACTTACTGTATAGGACAATCTTGTTCTATGGCAGCTCTTCTTCTAGCTGCTGGCACTAAAGGCAAACGATTTGCATTACCTCACAGTCGAATTATGATTCACCAGCCTATGGGTGGTATTGGTGGTTCTTCTGCTGATATTGCTATTCAAGCTAAAGAAATTATTGAACTTAAAAGAATTTGCTCTAAGCTTTTAGCACAACTTACAGGTCAAGATATTGCTAAAATCGTTGAAGACTCTGAACGGGATTTTTTTATGAATCCAGAAGAAGCAAAAGAATATGGTCTCATTGACAAAATAGCTACACAACCACAAAAAACTCCAGCGACAAAACAAGAATAA
- a CDS encoding DEAD/DEAH box helicase — MLNFRKLKQDFSSAIVKEGRELYEKQKVVSAKLLHLDSKTMRISAKVMGQYDNCYESEIEIDRLECETRDSNCDCPYNYDCQHLAALIFYLEENLDSILVAFSKENNLKQLGATIGIDKVEQEQLLEKIKQAESKIFQQQEEQHQKQVLQEYAVASGHLAISPFFRSYQKQELDKADFALIFNPVLEEDNKIIEIQIALRLPYRSKPLYVPNARFFLERLRYEEIICVAGKNYCFSLQSFDAMQQEIVQIIRDQARFYENNHTERAQRIAYLDLETFGMILAKTYEIAIQKMAKSGLLSQEDEAPLLPGIYEATMEMPLRFSPAQAQLRFCLQYILPPTSKILIDPRILVAGDAIGLEESRFFECAKPGMIYKNVYYRFPESITRLHLRNLKQIRDMTIPTPLFGTFVENALPQMARYAEIANQEALQDFVTLPFVGNLEATCDISYLDGELEASLHFNYDGHKVPVAVSQLTFKAVNCFVSEQGILARNLVEEREIIENLFQDFLFKPDTGMYISKSEKKIVEFMTDVIPRYQQRVQFNCPQNLLDQFIYDQTQFVIDLSHTDRIGTYMIALRVNGSLNGIKLDQLWECVGSRKSFIELDSPKCRVKKGSEGHKIPKILVLDLDRLYAVVQLFDEMGIEVLENHKLERPLWSLANIDGSQFEGLPVEFSMTEQLVEIRKQMIGEKQLIFSNVPTSVKATLRAYQLEGVHWLERLRTMFLNGILADDMGLGKTLQAIVALTQHLTKNPRASLIICPTSLLYNWKEEVSKFNPKMKAIVVDGAPNNRKKLIGQLDQYDIIITSYTLLQKDIEHYKVASFSYLILDEAQHIKNRSTRNAKSVKMVSADHRLILSGTPIENSLEELWSLFDFLMPGFLGTYDRFVEKYIRVSGKEQAKNLEYLRKKVAPFILRRMKCDVLDDLPPVSEIIYHCQLSELQQQLYRSYAQSARDELVKLVERDGFDRVQIHVLATLTRLKQICCHPAIFAKEKAEPGDSAKYDMLLDLLQTLIEGKHKTVIFSQYTRMLQIMREDFDAKGIRFVYLDGSSKNRLEVVKKFNEDLSISVFLVSLKAGGTGLNLIGADTVIHYDMWWNPALENQATDRVHRLGQKQSVSAYKLIALDTIEEKIAEMQRRKKGLVKKVVSCDDEVIAKLTWEDVLELLKT, encoded by the coding sequence ATGTTGAATTTTCGAAAATTAAAGCAGGATTTTTCTTCTGCAATTGTGAAAGAAGGGCGTGAGCTTTACGAAAAGCAAAAAGTCGTATCGGCTAAGCTCTTACATTTAGACTCAAAGACAATGCGAATTTCCGCCAAGGTGATGGGACAATATGATAATTGCTATGAAAGCGAGATTGAAATTGATCGATTAGAATGTGAAACTAGAGACTCTAATTGCGACTGTCCCTACAATTATGATTGTCAACATCTAGCCGCACTTATTTTTTATTTAGAAGAGAATCTCGATTCTATTTTGGTTGCTTTTTCCAAAGAAAATAATTTGAAGCAATTAGGAGCAACGATTGGAATCGACAAAGTAGAGCAAGAGCAATTATTAGAAAAAATTAAGCAAGCAGAAAGCAAGATTTTTCAGCAACAAGAAGAACAACATCAAAAACAGGTTCTGCAAGAATATGCGGTAGCTTCTGGACATCTTGCCATTTCTCCCTTTTTTAGGTCTTATCAAAAACAAGAGTTAGATAAAGCAGATTTTGCTCTTATCTTTAATCCTGTTTTAGAAGAAGACAATAAGATTATAGAGATACAGATTGCTCTGCGCCTTCCTTATCGCTCTAAGCCCTTATATGTACCAAATGCAAGGTTCTTTTTAGAAAGATTGCGTTATGAAGAAATCATCTGTGTTGCTGGCAAAAATTATTGTTTCTCTTTGCAATCATTTGATGCAATGCAGCAAGAGATTGTACAAATTATACGCGATCAAGCGCGTTTTTATGAAAACAATCACACAGAAAGAGCGCAAAGAATAGCTTATTTGGATTTAGAAACCTTTGGTATGATTTTGGCAAAAACGTATGAAATAGCCATACAGAAAATGGCTAAATCTGGCTTATTGTCGCAAGAAGACGAAGCCCCTCTTTTGCCAGGAATCTATGAAGCTACCATGGAAATGCCTTTACGCTTTTCTCCAGCACAAGCGCAGCTGCGCTTTTGCCTGCAATATATTCTTCCTCCTACTTCTAAGATTTTAATCGATCCACGCATCCTTGTTGCAGGTGATGCCATTGGATTGGAAGAATCTCGATTTTTTGAATGTGCAAAACCGGGAATGATTTATAAAAATGTCTATTACCGATTTCCTGAGTCTATTACAAGACTGCATTTGCGTAACTTAAAGCAAATTCGGGATATGACAATTCCGACCCCGTTATTTGGGACTTTTGTAGAAAATGCACTACCGCAAATGGCTCGTTATGCGGAAATTGCTAATCAAGAAGCGCTGCAAGATTTTGTTACTTTACCATTTGTCGGTAACTTAGAAGCGACTTGTGATATTTCTTATTTGGATGGAGAGTTAGAAGCTAGTTTACATTTCAATTATGATGGACATAAAGTTCCTGTTGCGGTCTCACAACTTACCTTTAAAGCGGTGAATTGTTTTGTTTCAGAGCAAGGGATTTTAGCTCGTAATTTAGTAGAAGAGAGAGAAATTATCGAAAATTTATTTCAGGACTTTCTCTTTAAGCCGGATACTGGGATGTATATCTCGAAATCTGAGAAAAAGATTGTTGAGTTTATGACGGATGTTATTCCTCGATATCAACAAAGAGTGCAATTTAATTGTCCACAGAATTTACTCGATCAATTTATCTATGATCAAACACAATTTGTCATTGATTTGTCTCATACAGATCGGATTGGCACTTATATGATTGCACTAAGAGTCAATGGTTCTCTTAATGGAATTAAACTCGATCAGCTCTGGGAATGTGTAGGGTCTAGAAAATCTTTTATCGAGCTCGATTCACCTAAATGCCGTGTAAAAAAAGGGAGTGAAGGTCATAAAATTCCTAAAATCTTAGTTCTAGATCTAGATAGGCTTTATGCAGTTGTACAGTTATTTGACGAGATGGGTATAGAGGTTCTTGAAAACCATAAACTGGAAAGACCTCTTTGGAGCTTAGCTAATATCGATGGATCTCAATTTGAAGGTTTACCTGTAGAATTTTCCATGACGGAGCAGTTGGTAGAAATCCGCAAACAGATGATTGGTGAAAAACAATTGATCTTTTCTAATGTGCCGACTTCTGTAAAAGCTACACTGCGCGCTTATCAATTAGAAGGAGTACATTGGTTAGAAAGGCTTAGAACCATGTTTTTAAATGGAATTCTTGCTGATGATATGGGTCTTGGTAAAACCCTGCAGGCCATTGTTGCTTTAACACAGCATTTAACAAAAAATCCTCGAGCCTCTCTTATTATTTGCCCAACTTCTCTACTATATAATTGGAAAGAGGAAGTGTCCAAGTTTAATCCTAAGATGAAAGCTATTGTAGTCGATGGTGCCCCCAATAATCGGAAAAAATTGATTGGGCAGTTAGATCAATACGATATTATCATTACTTCTTATACCTTATTGCAAAAAGACATTGAGCATTATAAAGTAGCTAGCTTTTCTTATTTGATCTTAGATGAAGCACAGCATATAAAGAACCGAAGTACTCGAAATGCCAAATCGGTTAAGATGGTATCGGCGGATCACAGATTAATTCTATCGGGAACACCGATTGAAAACTCTTTAGAGGAGCTTTGGAGTTTGTTTGATTTCTTGATGCCTGGATTTTTAGGAACCTATGACAGGTTTGTAGAAAAATACATCCGTGTTTCAGGCAAAGAACAAGCTAAGAATTTAGAGTATTTACGCAAAAAAGTGGCCCCTTTTATCTTAAGAAGGATGAAATGCGATGTGTTAGATGATCTACCACCTGTATCAGAGATTATTTACCATTGTCAACTTTCAGAATTGCAACAACAGCTCTATCGATCTTATGCGCAATCTGCTCGTGATGAGTTAGTAAAGTTAGTAGAAAGAGATGGCTTTGATCGAGTGCAAATTCATGTTCTTGCAACCCTTACCAGGCTAAAGCAAATCTGTTGCCATCCTGCGATTTTTGCAAAAGAGAAAGCAGAACCCGGTGATTCTGCTAAATATGACATGCTGCTTGATCTCTTACAAACATTGATAGAAGGTAAGCATAAAACCGTTATCTTTTCTCAATACACGCGTATGTTACAAATCATGAGAGAAGATTTTGACGCCAAAGGGATTCGTTTCGTATACTTGGATGGATCTAGTAAGAATCGCCTAGAGGTTGTTAAGAAGTTCAATGAAGATCTTTCTATTTCTGTATTTTTGGTCTCTTTAAAAGCAGGTGGAACAGGTTTAAATCTCATAGGAGCTGATACTGTCATTCATTACGATATGTGGTGGAACCCAGCTTTGGAAAATCAAGCAACAGATAGAGTGCACAGACTAGGGCAAAAGCAATCGGTTTCGGCCTATAAGCTCATTGCGCTTGATACCATTGAAGAAAAAATTGCAGAAATGCAGAGAAGAAAAAAAGGATTGGTCAAGAAAGTGGTAAGTTGCGATGATGAGGTGATAGCAAAGCTCACCTGGGAAGATGTATTAGAGCTTTTAAAGACGTAA
- a CDS encoding transposase codes for MSKQGLNEEQFKILEPQMEKWVNRNHYGRKLAPWRPVVNTIFWVLRTGAPWKDAPRNKEFSHPSTAHAWLGRMQSAGFLDQFLEELLKLAEQLECIDVQRLSVDGFFFQRTRRRRAS; via the coding sequence ATGAGCAAGCAAGGATTAAATGAAGAACAGTTTAAAATACTCGAACCTCAAATGGAAAAATGGGTAAATCGTAACCATTATGGAAGAAAATTAGCGCCATGGAGACCTGTAGTGAATACTATTTTCTGGGTGCTTCGGACAGGAGCTCCTTGGAAAGATGCACCTAGAAACAAGGAGTTTTCTCATCCCTCAACAGCACACGCATGGCTTGGAAGAATGCAATCTGCTGGATTTTTAGATCAATTTTTAGAAGAGCTGCTTAAGCTTGCCGAACAACTGGAGTGTATTGATGTCCAGAGACTCTCTGTAGATGGTTTTTTTTTCCAGCGGACGCGGAGGAGGAGAGCAAGTTGA
- a CDS encoding trigger factor — translation MDKATAEPRQLINEYVRFTIHNKPSCIVEFDVEALKPLIQATYKKALKKVGKSVALPRFRKGKAPDNLIEKNFPDEIKKQWHQEIANAAFQECQKLASIPMLHKEAKVSYSMKNHSSHGALLALSFETEPTLPFIDPKEIQLKSVKKPEVTPEKITETIRQTQFFFAKWNKITDRPVQENDFVTLDVDLVEEGTPLFSNTRFEVNAKGMAEWMLPLVLGKNISDTTEGVSVPDQNASQEEKEELKPKKTRITIKSIDLATLPPIDEKFAKLLGVSSVEELHQRVEELLNKQADAHVQEALREQVTEILLKQFPFDLPVTLVQKEVEFRIQQLAQNADFKSYWDNLKAEERKKMFETIQQQSEKAVRMFYLCRKIVDEANIRIAAEDIPSAASTPLEILLNPQNTNHSNHPEIEHAEAYSRLILEKAEDWIIKYAKF, via the coding sequence ATGGATAAAGCAACAGCAGAGCCCAGGCAGTTGATAAATGAGTATGTGCGTTTTACCATTCACAATAAGCCCTCTTGTATTGTTGAATTTGATGTTGAAGCTTTAAAACCATTGATACAAGCGACTTATAAAAAAGCGCTTAAGAAAGTAGGGAAAAGCGTTGCTCTGCCTCGCTTTCGAAAAGGAAAAGCTCCTGATAACCTCATTGAAAAAAACTTCCCCGATGAAATCAAAAAACAATGGCACCAAGAAATTGCCAATGCTGCTTTTCAAGAGTGCCAGAAGCTCGCTAGTATTCCTATGCTACACAAAGAAGCCAAAGTCTCTTATAGCATGAAAAATCATTCATCTCATGGGGCTCTCTTAGCGCTCTCTTTTGAAACCGAACCGACGCTTCCTTTTATAGATCCCAAAGAAATCCAGTTAAAAAGCGTGAAAAAACCGGAAGTAACCCCTGAAAAAATTACTGAAACTATCCGTCAAACGCAATTCTTCTTTGCTAAATGGAACAAAATAACCGATCGTCCTGTCCAGGAAAATGACTTTGTAACTTTAGATGTAGATCTGGTTGAAGAAGGAACTCCCTTATTTTCCAATACGCGTTTCGAGGTAAATGCAAAGGGGATGGCTGAGTGGATGCTACCCCTTGTCCTTGGCAAAAACATCTCTGATACAACTGAGGGCGTAAGTGTTCCCGATCAAAATGCGTCTCAGGAGGAAAAAGAAGAACTAAAACCGAAAAAAACGCGGATTACGATTAAATCTATTGATTTAGCAACATTGCCTCCTATTGATGAAAAGTTTGCTAAACTACTTGGGGTCTCTTCTGTTGAAGAACTACATCAACGAGTAGAAGAATTATTAAATAAGCAGGCTGATGCACACGTTCAAGAAGCTCTGCGTGAACAAGTAACAGAGATTTTATTAAAGCAATTTCCTTTTGATTTACCTGTGACGCTGGTTCAGAAAGAAGTCGAATTTAGAATTCAGCAGTTAGCTCAAAATGCTGATTTTAAAAGCTATTGGGATAATTTGAAAGCAGAAGAGCGCAAAAAAATGTTTGAAACAATCCAACAACAATCGGAAAAAGCTGTTCGAATGTTTTATTTATGCCGTAAAATTGTAGACGAAGCAAATATTCGGATTGCTGCAGAAGACATCCCCTCTGCTGCCTCTACCCCACTTGAAATTTTACTTAATCCCCAAAATACTAATCACTCTAATCATCCTGAAATTGAACATGCGGAAGCATATTCTCGCTTGATCTTAGAAAAGGCAGAAGACTGGATTATTAAATATGCAAAGTTTTAA
- the clpX gene encoding ATP-dependent Clp protease ATP-binding subunit ClpX, giving the protein MTKKEKNGAHCSFCGRPEEAVEKLISGPESYICDKCVRLCIEIVDKKPIHHELKILKPKEIKASLDAYVIGQERAKKTISVAVYNHYKRIRSLQKESEIEYSKSNVLLLGPTGSGKTLIARTLANILDVPFAIADATTLTEAGYVGEDVENIILRLVQAADYDIARAEQGIIYVDEIDKVRKTTGNVSITRDVSGEGVQQALLKIVEGTIANVPPKGGRKHPNQEYIRVNTQNILFIVGGAFVHLEKIIAKRLGKSTIGFDVGEARVFDTNEINYLLSKVEPEDLIQFGMIPEFVGRFNSIANCNELTIQDLVDILIKPKNAIIKQYQYLFAEENVSLKFTDDGLRAMAEKAKKTGTGARALRMIVESLLLELMFDIPSDPTIKEIIVDEECITSQKKPKVIRLQTS; this is encoded by the coding sequence ATGACAAAAAAAGAAAAAAATGGCGCCCACTGCTCTTTTTGCGGCCGCCCAGAAGAAGCTGTGGAGAAACTGATATCTGGTCCTGAATCCTACATTTGTGATAAATGTGTGCGCCTGTGCATTGAAATTGTCGATAAAAAGCCAATTCATCATGAGCTAAAGATACTAAAACCAAAAGAGATTAAAGCTTCTTTGGATGCTTATGTCATTGGCCAAGAAAGAGCCAAAAAGACCATTTCGGTTGCTGTTTATAATCATTATAAAAGGATTCGCTCTTTGCAAAAGGAGAGTGAAATCGAATATAGTAAATCCAATGTTTTATTGTTAGGGCCTACGGGATCTGGAAAAACTCTCATTGCGCGTACTTTGGCCAATATCCTAGATGTACCTTTTGCGATTGCAGATGCTACTACTTTAACCGAAGCTGGTTATGTAGGTGAGGATGTAGAGAATATCATTTTACGTCTTGTACAAGCAGCAGATTATGATATTGCACGTGCTGAACAGGGCATTATTTATGTAGATGAAATCGATAAGGTTCGCAAAACAACTGGTAATGTTTCTATTACACGTGATGTATCTGGAGAAGGAGTGCAACAAGCCCTTTTAAAAATTGTAGAAGGTACCATTGCCAATGTCCCTCCTAAAGGAGGAAGAAAACATCCTAATCAAGAGTATATTCGTGTAAATACACAAAACATTCTGTTTATTGTGGGTGGTGCCTTTGTGCATCTTGAAAAAATTATCGCTAAAAGGCTTGGTAAGAGTACAATTGGTTTCGATGTAGGAGAAGCGCGTGTATTTGATACCAATGAAATCAATTATCTGCTTTCCAAAGTAGAACCCGAGGACCTCATTCAATTTGGCATGATCCCAGAATTTGTAGGCCGCTTTAATAGCATTGCTAATTGTAATGAGTTAACCATTCAAGACCTTGTTGACATTCTGATTAAACCGAAAAATGCTATTATCAAGCAATATCAATATCTGTTTGCAGAAGAAAATGTCTCTTTAAAATTTACAGATGATGGTCTAAGAGCTATGGCTGAAAAAGCAAAGAAAACAGGAACAGGAGCTCGTGCTTTAAGAATGATTGTAGAAAGTCTTTTATTAGAGTTAATGTTTGATATTCCATCGGATCCAACCATTAAAGAAATCATCGTCGATGAAGAATGCATTACTTCTCAGAAAAAGCCTAAAGTAATTCGCTTGCAAACCAGTTAA
- the alaS gene encoding alanine--tRNA ligase gives MLSQQIRTKFLQYFKDKGHTIVSSSSVIPHDDPTILFINAGMNQFKDVFLGKNERGYTKATTCQKCIRVGGKHNDLDNVGHTSRHLTFFEMLGNFSFGDYFKAQAIQYAWEVSTTVFGFDAEKIWATVFEEDDEAFELWKAYLPEKRIVRMGEKDNFWSMGDTGPCGPCSELLFDRGPSYGRAFSPLEDPDGERFLEFWNLVFMQFNRDASLKQHPLPKKSIDTGAGLERIVSLKLGVDSVFEIDIFQAFIAEVARLCNKPYRKEDPQLAPAYHVIADHVRSLSFAIADGAQPSNTERGYILRKLLRRAVRYGRILGLQKPFLADMLPCLIDTMGSDYKELVESQTRIADILSLEEETFLRTLKRGGNILNTIIDQTKTSSSKQISGKNAFKLKDTYGFPLEEILLIAKDNGLKVDLDAYLVLENQAKIRSKAAQTIHFPQKENDVFKEYIKHHPTTGFLGYTQTEAEAAIIGILIDGKFVEEIKEGQNGHILLDKTPFYPEKGGQVGDTGSLTHKEAHFKVTHCHSPFPGIIAHLGKLEKGCLLLGEPLSAQVDKQKRQEIANNHTATHLLHWALQKVVGAHIRQAGSLVAEDHLRFDFNHHKALSKEEIRQIERLIQEKIREGQRVQTYEISFEKAQKDPDIKQFFGDKYAAIVRVVDIDYSKELCGGTHAENVSTIGSFRIVKESSIASGVRRIEAYTRVKAEEWIYEQEDRLEKAATLLKSSPLQLVEKTQNLIEENKILHTEIKALKSSQLKQLTQTLLTKVQYVGSIPFMAQIVDTEELNALSEQIAQALSSYVVILAHTTKERCQVMVRVSKDLSQKGILASSLIKEIVPIISGGGGGKKESAQAGGKNPEGLLQAFEQVQKWLLQNA, from the coding sequence ATGCTTTCTCAACAAATTCGGACTAAGTTTCTTCAGTATTTTAAAGACAAAGGACATACAATTGTTTCCTCTTCATCGGTCATTCCTCATGATGATCCTACAATATTATTTATCAATGCAGGAATGAACCAATTCAAAGATGTATTTTTAGGCAAAAATGAACGAGGCTATACCAAAGCTACAACTTGCCAAAAGTGTATTCGTGTTGGTGGAAAACATAATGATTTAGATAATGTAGGCCATACTTCGCGTCACTTAACTTTTTTTGAAATGTTAGGCAATTTTTCTTTTGGTGATTATTTTAAAGCCCAAGCGATTCAATATGCTTGGGAAGTATCGACCACTGTATTCGGCTTTGATGCAGAAAAAATCTGGGCTACTGTATTTGAAGAGGACGATGAGGCTTTTGAGCTATGGAAAGCCTATTTGCCAGAAAAACGCATTGTACGAATGGGCGAAAAAGATAATTTTTGGTCCATGGGAGACACAGGTCCTTGTGGACCTTGTTCTGAACTGCTTTTTGATCGTGGCCCCTCTTATGGCAGGGCTTTTTCTCCTTTAGAAGATCCCGATGGAGAGCGTTTTTTAGAGTTCTGGAATCTTGTATTCATGCAATTTAACAGAGATGCTTCTCTAAAACAACACCCTCTTCCTAAGAAATCCATCGATACAGGAGCTGGCCTTGAGCGCATTGTCTCTTTAAAATTAGGGGTTGACTCCGTATTTGAAATAGACATTTTCCAAGCGTTTATTGCAGAGGTTGCAAGATTGTGTAACAAACCCTATCGAAAAGAGGATCCTCAATTGGCTCCTGCCTACCATGTAATCGCAGATCATGTTCGCTCTCTTAGCTTTGCTATTGCAGATGGAGCTCAACCCAGTAATACAGAAAGAGGTTATATCTTACGCAAACTTTTGAGACGAGCAGTACGCTATGGTCGCATATTGGGACTTCAAAAACCCTTTTTAGCAGATATGCTCCCCTGTTTGATAGATACAATGGGAAGTGACTATAAAGAGCTTGTAGAATCGCAAACAAGAATTGCTGATATCCTCTCTTTAGAAGAAGAGACTTTTCTACGCACCTTAAAACGAGGTGGTAATATATTAAACACCATTATCGATCAGACTAAAACAAGCTCTAGTAAACAAATTTCAGGCAAAAACGCATTTAAACTCAAAGACACATATGGTTTTCCTCTCGAAGAAATTCTACTCATTGCTAAAGATAATGGTTTAAAGGTAGATTTAGATGCGTATCTTGTGCTAGAAAATCAAGCAAAAATACGCTCTAAAGCAGCGCAAACAATCCATTTTCCACAAAAAGAAAATGACGTATTTAAAGAATATATCAAACATCATCCAACTACCGGTTTTTTAGGCTATACGCAAACCGAAGCAGAAGCTGCTATTATAGGAATTTTAATCGATGGTAAATTTGTCGAAGAGATAAAAGAAGGGCAAAATGGTCATATTCTACTCGATAAAACCCCCTTTTATCCAGAAAAAGGTGGACAAGTAGGCGATACAGGCTCATTGACCCATAAAGAAGCTCATTTTAAAGTCACTCATTGCCACTCTCCTTTTCCAGGGATTATTGCTCACCTAGGTAAATTGGAAAAAGGATGTCTACTTTTAGGTGAGCCTTTAAGTGCTCAAGTAGATAAACAAAAAAGACAAGAAATTGCAAATAATCATACCGCTACACATTTATTGCATTGGGCTCTTCAAAAAGTAGTCGGAGCTCATATTAGACAAGCAGGTTCTCTTGTAGCTGAAGATCATTTACGTTTTGATTTTAATCATCACAAAGCGCTTTCCAAAGAAGAGATCCGTCAAATCGAAAGGCTTATTCAAGAAAAAATCAGAGAAGGCCAAAGAGTACAAACCTATGAAATTTCTTTTGAAAAAGCTCAAAAAGATCCTGACATCAAGCAGTTTTTTGGAGATAAATATGCAGCTATTGTAAGGGTAGTTGATATCGATTATTCCAAAGAGCTATGCGGTGGTACTCATGCTGAAAATGTCTCTACCATTGGCTCATTTAGGATTGTCAAAGAAAGTAGTATTGCTTCTGGGGTAAGACGCATTGAAGCATACACAAGAGTTAAAGCAGAAGAATGGATCTATGAGCAAGAGGATAGACTTGAAAAAGCAGCGACTCTTCTAAAAAGCTCTCCTTTGCAGCTTGTAGAAAAAACACAAAATCTCATCGAAGAAAACAAAATTCTTCATACGGAAATAAAAGCCTTAAAAAGCTCACAGTTAAAACAACTTACTCAAACTCTTCTGACTAAAGTGCAATATGTTGGATCTATTCCTTTTATGGCACAAATCGTAGATACAGAAGAGTTAAATGCCTTAAGCGAACAAATTGCACAGGCGCTTAGCTCTTATGTCGTAATTTTAGCCCACACAACAAAAGAGCGTTGTCAAGTGATGGTTAGAGTGTCCAAAGATCTTAGCCAAAAAGGAATTTTGGCTTCTTCTTTAATTAAAGAAATTGTCCCTATTATTTCAGGTGGTGGAGGGGGGAAAAAAGAAAGTGCTCAAGCTGGAGGCAAAAATCCAGAAGGGTTATTACAAGCATTTGAACAAGTACAAAAATGGCTCTTACAAAACGCCTAA
- a CDS encoding IS630 family transposase: MEAISPEKRVYLDQSGISQYVHRQYARSARGKQIFGGISGKRFGRQSVISALQGKKLLAPMCFEGTCNTDLFNVWLKQELIPNLTHGQVLILDNASFHKSKTTRTLIEESGYEMLFLPPYSPDLNPIEKYWANMKTKIRELLPTVANLSEALDQAVLSMSI; encoded by the coding sequence ATAGAAGCAATTTCTCCTGAAAAAAGGGTCTATTTGGATCAGAGCGGAATCAGTCAATATGTGCATAGGCAATATGCGAGGAGCGCGAGGGGAAAACAAATATTTGGAGGAATTTCAGGAAAACGATTTGGTAGACAGAGTGTAATTTCGGCACTACAAGGGAAGAAATTGCTGGCACCGATGTGTTTTGAAGGAACTTGCAATACGGATCTATTTAATGTATGGCTAAAACAGGAATTGATTCCAAATTTGACTCATGGCCAAGTTTTGATTCTCGATAACGCGAGCTTTCATAAATCAAAGACAACTAGAACATTGATAGAGGAAAGTGGATACGAAATGCTCTTTCTCCCGCCTTATTCACCGGACTTAAATCCTATCGAAAAATATTGGGCCAATATGAAAACGAAAATCCGAGAACTTTTACCTACTGTAGCTAATTTATCCGAAGCCTTAGATCAAGCTGTTTTATCAATGTCGATTTAA
- a CDS encoding transposase, translating into MVFFSSGRGGGEQVDYGYKGKGVTSHLLVEKSGKPLAITFTSASGDEKKQVIPLLRKVIPFIKKAWNQGKVPILEADKGYDSEQTRIDVLSHEVFPLIARKRNTKGYKIKGICYLEKQRWVVERTISWLKACFRRLTVRWERKAIYWNGLLMFGLLGYWMNFLSRQVSLKQ; encoded by the coding sequence ATGGTTTTTTTTTCCAGCGGACGCGGAGGAGGAGAGCAAGTTGATTATGGCTACAAAGGTAAAGGCGTGACATCGCATTTACTGGTAGAAAAATCAGGAAAGCCTCTTGCAATCACTTTTACATCAGCATCCGGGGATGAGAAAAAACAAGTGATCCCTCTGCTTAGGAAAGTCATTCCCTTCATTAAAAAAGCATGGAATCAGGGAAAAGTACCCATACTTGAAGCAGATAAAGGTTATGACTCAGAGCAAACACGTATCGATGTTCTTTCCCATGAGGTTTTTCCTCTGATAGCTCGGAAAAGAAACACTAAGGGATATAAGATAAAAGGCATTTGCTACCTTGAAAAGCAACGTTGGGTCGTTGAGAGAACGATTTCTTGGTTAAAGGCATGCTTCCGTCGTCTTACAGTGCGCTGGGAAAGAAAGGCAATATATTGGAACGGACTATTAATGTTTGGACTACTGGGATATTGGATGAATTTCTTAAGTCGGCAAGTATCTTTAAAACAGTAA